In Mycolicibacterium mucogenicum DSM 44124, the following are encoded in one genomic region:
- a CDS encoding PP2C family protein-serine/threonine phosphatase, with the protein MRVNVRAFTDTGLRRKRNEDAVMVGGWVSQTHNGVLVEMRMQPGSPFVCAVCDGMGGHVGGDVASRTALSMIATMSPGWTGGDDITSSLSYVSDWLYDMGRDTELAGMGTTIAGVCLTADEVIVFNVGDSRVYSVAGETLTQVSVDDAVLDASGRPTNIITQSLGQGVPIAAHLTATPLQPGSYLMCSDGVHGQMEHHDLQAATACNDRGDGSAIIIGTARANGAADNFSFVLLDVLGD; encoded by the coding sequence GTGCGGGTGAACGTGCGGGCATTCACCGACACCGGGTTGCGGCGCAAGCGCAACGAAGACGCGGTGATGGTCGGCGGCTGGGTCAGCCAGACGCACAACGGTGTCCTGGTGGAGATGCGGATGCAGCCAGGCTCCCCGTTCGTCTGCGCGGTGTGCGACGGGATGGGCGGGCACGTCGGCGGCGATGTGGCGAGCCGGACGGCGCTGAGCATGATCGCGACGATGTCGCCGGGCTGGACCGGTGGCGACGACATCACGTCGTCGCTGTCGTACGTCAGCGACTGGCTGTACGACATGGGCCGTGACACCGAACTGGCCGGGATGGGTACCACCATCGCCGGTGTCTGCCTCACTGCCGACGAGGTGATCGTCTTCAACGTCGGGGACAGCCGGGTGTATTCGGTCGCGGGCGAGACGCTGACCCAGGTGTCGGTCGACGACGCGGTCCTCGACGCGTCGGGCCGGCCGACCAACATCATCACCCAGTCGCTCGGGCAGGGCGTGCCCATCGCTGCGCACCTGACCGCGACGCCGCTGCAGCCCGGGAGCTACCTGATGTGCTCTGACGGTGTGCACGGGCAGATGGAGCATCACGATCTGCAGGCGGCCACGGCGTGCAACGACCGGGGCGACGGTTCGGCCATCATCATCGGGACGGCGCGGGCCAACGGCGCCGCCGACAATTTCTCGTTCGTCCTGTTGGACGTCCTCGGCGACTGA
- the tuf gene encoding elongation factor Tu encodes MAKAKFERTKPHVNIGTIGHVDHGKTTLTAAITKVLHDKYPDLNESRAFDQIDNAPEERQRGITINISHVEYQTDKRHYAHVDAPGHADYIKNMITGAAQMDGAILVVAATDGPMPQTREHVLLARQVGVPYILVALNKSDMVEDEELLELVEMEVRELLAAQDFDEDAPVVRVSALKALEGDATWVKSVEELMEAVDESIPDPVRETDKPFLMPVEDVFTITGRGTVVTGRVERGVINVNEEVEIVGIRPTTTKTTVTGVEMFRKLLDQGQAGDNVGLLVRGIKREEVERGQVVVKPGTTTPHTEFEGSVYILSKDEGGRHTPFFNNYRPQFYFRTTDVTGVVTLPEGTEMVMPGDNTDISVVLIQPVAMDEGLRFAIREGGRTVGAGRVTKIIK; translated from the coding sequence GTGGCGAAGGCGAAGTTCGAGCGGACGAAGCCGCACGTCAACATCGGGACCATCGGTCACGTTGACCACGGCAAGACCACGCTGACTGCAGCAATCACCAAGGTTCTGCACGACAAGTACCCCGATTTGAACGAATCGCGCGCATTCGACCAGATCGACAACGCGCCCGAGGAGCGTCAGCGCGGTATCACCATCAACATCTCGCATGTTGAGTACCAGACCGACAAGCGCCACTACGCCCACGTGGACGCCCCCGGTCACGCTGACTACATCAAGAACATGATCACCGGTGCCGCCCAGATGGACGGCGCAATCCTCGTGGTCGCCGCCACCGACGGCCCGATGCCGCAGACCCGTGAGCACGTGCTGCTCGCCCGCCAGGTCGGCGTGCCCTACATCCTCGTCGCGCTGAACAAGTCCGACATGGTTGAGGACGAGGAGCTCCTGGAGCTCGTCGAGATGGAGGTCCGCGAACTGCTGGCCGCTCAGGACTTCGACGAGGACGCCCCCGTGGTCCGCGTCTCGGCGCTGAAGGCGCTCGAGGGCGACGCCACCTGGGTGAAGTCGGTCGAGGAGCTCATGGAGGCCGTCGACGAGTCCATCCCGGACCCGGTTCGCGAGACCGACAAGCCGTTCCTGATGCCCGTTGAGGACGTCTTCACCATCACCGGTCGTGGCACCGTGGTGACCGGCCGTGTCGAGCGTGGCGTGATCAACGTCAACGAAGAGGTCGAGATCGTCGGCATCCGCCCGACCACGACCAAGACCACCGTCACCGGTGTCGAGATGTTCCGCAAGCTGCTCGACCAGGGCCAGGCCGGCGACAACGTCGGTCTGCTGGTTCGTGGTATCAAGCGCGAAGAGGTCGAGCGTGGCCAGGTCGTCGTGAAGCCCGGCACCACCACCCCGCACACCGAGTTCGAGGGCAGCGTCTACATCCTGTCCAAGGACGAGGGTGGCCGCCACACGCCGTTCTTCAACAACTACCGTCCGCAGTTCTACTTCCGTACCACGGACGTGACCGGCGTGGTTACCCTGCCCGAGGGCACCGAGATGGTCATGCCCGGTGACAACACCGACATCTCCGTCGTGCTGATCCAGCCGGTCGCCATGGACGAGGGCCTGCGTTTCGCCATCCGTGAGGGCGGTCGTACCGTCGGCGCGGGTCGCGTTACCAAGATCATCAAGTGA
- the fusA gene encoding elongation factor G — MAHIDAGKTTTTERILFYTGISYKIGEVHDGAATMDWMEQEQERGITITSAATTCFWNDNQINIIDTPGHVDFTVEVERSLRVLDGAVAVFDGKEGVEPQSEQVWRQADKYDVPRICFVNKMDKLGADFYFSVQTMKDRLGANVIPIQLPIGSEGDFEGVVDLVEMKAKVWRGETKLGEKYDVVDIPADLQDKAEEYRTAMIEAVAETDEALLEKYLGGEELTIEEIKGGLRKLTVTSAAYPVLCGSAFKNKGVQPMLDAVIDYLPTPLDVPAAEGHVPGKEDEIISRKPSADEPFSGLAFKVATHPFFGKLTYVRVYSGKVDSGAQVINSTKGKKERLGKLFQMHSNKENPVESAAAGHIYAVIGLKDTTTGDTLCDPSNQIVLESMTFPDPVIEVAIEPKTKSDQEKLGTAIQKLAEEDPTFKVHLDQETGQTVIGGMGELHLDILVDRMRREFKVEANVGKPQVAYRETIRKAVQNVEFTHKKQTGGSGQFAKVIINVEPFVGEDGATYEFENKVTGGRIPREYIPSVDAGAQDAMQYGILAGYPLVNLKVTLLDGAYHDVDSSEMAFKVAGSQALKKAASAAQPVILEPIMAVEVTTPEDYMGDVIGDLNSRRGQIQAMEERSGARVVKAQVPLSEMFGYVGDLRSKTQGRANYSMVFDSYAEVPANVSKEIIAKATGQ; from the coding sequence ATGGCGCACATCGACGCCGGCAAGACGACGACGACGGAGCGCATCCTCTTCTACACCGGTATCTCGTACAAGATCGGTGAGGTCCATGACGGCGCGGCCACCATGGACTGGATGGAGCAGGAGCAGGAGCGTGGTATCACCATCACCTCCGCTGCCACCACCTGTTTCTGGAACGACAACCAGATCAACATCATCGACACCCCGGGCCACGTCGACTTCACCGTCGAGGTGGAGCGTTCGCTGCGCGTGCTCGACGGTGCCGTCGCCGTCTTCGACGGCAAAGAGGGCGTGGAGCCGCAGTCCGAGCAGGTGTGGCGCCAGGCCGACAAGTACGACGTGCCGCGCATCTGCTTCGTCAACAAGATGGACAAGCTGGGCGCCGACTTCTACTTCTCGGTCCAGACCATGAAGGACCGCCTGGGCGCGAACGTCATCCCGATCCAGCTGCCGATCGGCTCCGAAGGTGACTTCGAGGGCGTCGTCGACCTGGTCGAGATGAAGGCCAAGGTCTGGCGCGGCGAGACCAAGCTCGGCGAGAAGTACGACGTCGTCGACATCCCGGCCGACCTTCAGGATAAGGCCGAGGAGTACCGCACCGCCATGATCGAGGCGGTCGCCGAGACCGACGAGGCGCTGCTGGAGAAGTACCTGGGCGGCGAAGAGCTGACCATCGAGGAGATCAAGGGCGGTCTGCGCAAGCTCACCGTCACCAGCGCCGCGTACCCGGTGCTGTGTGGTTCCGCGTTCAAGAACAAGGGTGTGCAGCCCATGCTCGACGCGGTCATCGACTACCTCCCGACCCCGCTGGACGTCCCGGCCGCCGAAGGCCACGTCCCGGGCAAGGAAGACGAGATCATCTCGCGCAAGCCGTCGGCCGACGAGCCGTTCTCGGGCCTGGCGTTCAAGGTCGCCACGCACCCGTTCTTCGGCAAGCTGACCTACGTCCGCGTCTACTCGGGCAAGGTCGACTCCGGTGCCCAGGTCATCAACTCGACCAAGGGCAAGAAGGAGCGTCTGGGCAAGCTGTTCCAGATGCACTCCAACAAGGAGAACCCGGTCGAGTCGGCTGCCGCCGGTCACATCTACGCGGTCATCGGCCTCAAGGACACCACCACCGGTGACACCCTGTGCGACCCGAGCAACCAGATCGTCCTGGAGTCCATGACCTTCCCGGACCCGGTTATCGAGGTGGCCATCGAGCCCAAGACCAAGAGCGACCAGGAGAAGCTGGGCACGGCGATCCAGAAGCTCGCCGAAGAAGACCCGACCTTCAAGGTGCACCTGGACCAGGAGACCGGCCAGACCGTCATCGGCGGTATGGGCGAGCTCCACCTGGACATCCTGGTGGACCGCATGCGTCGCGAGTTCAAGGTCGAGGCCAACGTCGGTAAGCCGCAGGTCGCCTACCGCGAGACCATCCGCAAGGCCGTGCAGAACGTGGAGTTCACCCACAAGAAGCAGACCGGTGGATCGGGCCAGTTCGCGAAGGTCATCATCAACGTCGAGCCTTTCGTCGGCGAAGACGGTGCGACCTACGAATTCGAGAACAAGGTCACCGGTGGCCGCATCCCGCGTGAGTACATCCCGTCGGTGGATGCCGGTGCGCAGGACGCCATGCAGTACGGCATCTTGGCCGGCTACCCGCTGGTCAACCTCAAGGTGACGCTGCTCGACGGCGCCTACCACGACGTCGACTCGTCGGAAATGGCCTTCAAGGTCGCCGGTTCGCAGGCACTGAAGAAGGCTGCGTCTGCCGCGCAGCCGGTCATCCTGGAACCGATCATGGCCGTCGAGGTCACCACGCCCGAGGACTACATGGGCGACGTGATCGGCGACCTGAACTCCCGCCGTGGCCAGATCCAGGCCATGGAGGAGCGCAGCGGTGCGCGTGTCGTCAAGGCACAGGTTCCGCTGTCCGAAATGTTCGGCTACGTCGGCGACCTCCGGTCGAAGACCCAGGGCCGGGCGAACTACTCCATGGTGTTCGACTCGTACGCCGAAGTTCCGGCGAACGTGTCGAAGGAGATCATCGCCAAGGCGACGGGCCAGTAG
- the rpsG gene encoding 30S ribosomal protein S7 — translation MPRKGPAPKRPLVNDPVYGSQLVTQLVNKVLLDGKKSLAERIVYGALEQAREKTGTDPVVTLKRAMDNVKPSLEVRSRRVGGATYQVPVEVRPDRSTTLALRWLVSFSKARREKTMVERLANEILDASNGLGAAVKRREDTHKMAEANRAFAHYRW, via the coding sequence ATGCCACGCAAGGGTCCCGCGCCGAAGCGGCCGCTGGTCAACGACCCGGTCTACGGTTCGCAGCTGGTCACCCAGCTCGTCAACAAGGTGCTGCTGGACGGCAAGAAGTCGCTGGCCGAGCGCATCGTCTACGGCGCCCTTGAGCAGGCTCGTGAGAAGACCGGCACCGACCCCGTCGTGACGCTGAAGCGCGCCATGGACAACGTCAAGCCGTCCCTCGAGGTCCGCAGCCGCCGCGTCGGTGGCGCGACCTACCAGGTGCCGGTCGAGGTTCGTCCGGACCGTTCGACCACGCTGGCGCTGCGCTGGCTGGTCAGCTTCTCGAAGGCTCGCCGCGAGAAGACCATGGTCGAGCGCCTGGCCAACGAAATCCTGGATGCCAGCAACGGCCTGGGTGCCGCCGTCAAGCGACGCGAGGACACCCACAAGATGGCCGAGGCGAACCGGGCCTTCGCGCACTACCGCTGGTGA
- the rpsL gene encoding 30S ribosomal protein S12: MPTINQLVRKGRHDKTAKVKTAALKGSPQRRGVCTRVYTTTPKKPNSALRKVARVKLTSQVEVTAYIPGEGHNLQEHSMVLVRGGRVKDLPGVRYKIIRGSLDTQGVKNRKQARSRYGAKKEKS; the protein is encoded by the coding sequence ATGCCAACCATCAACCAGCTGGTCCGCAAGGGTCGCCACGACAAGACCGCCAAGGTCAAGACCGCGGCGCTCAAGGGCAGTCCGCAGCGTCGTGGTGTGTGCACCCGCGTGTACACCACCACCCCCAAGAAGCCGAACTCGGCGCTGCGCAAGGTCGCCCGCGTGAAGCTGACGAGCCAGGTTGAGGTCACGGCCTACATCCCGGGTGAAGGCCACAACCTGCAGGAGCACTCGATGGTGCTCGTGCGTGGCGGTCGTGTGAAGGACCTCCCCGGTGTGCGTTACAAGATCATCCGCGGCTCGCTGGACACCCAGGGTGTCAAGAACCGCAAGCAGGCACGCAGCCGTTACGGCGCCAAGAAGGAGAAGAGCTAA
- a CDS encoding SecDF P1 head subdomain-containing protein encodes MSDEHSGWQPPQPPQQPQPPAGWVPPGMPPAWPPPAAAQSGVPRWLVALVLAVLILSYGATVFVTRDIWRAGKPRPVVHAAVEIQAPPGTAPDALAQTRKVVESRINHLGGRDVSVELDGKTLEVTATDVTEAQLRGVTAVGRLYIRPVLHTIAAQPDGTTAPRAPQVADSQRIADEKALRQSTQPQIQVLSLQFQATRCGQPDALADHDDPTLPLVTCSDDGKQVYLLDKSIISGDQIKDASARQGGQRGDYVVFVTFDDKAADVWSRFTAANTGIRTAFTVDTQVVSAPALLEPITTGRTQIHGQFTADSAKSFAAVVVGGPLPLPISVQSVRADQIAPSFWSVPRIAVLGGGVVVIFTLIIGVVLMARWGPRQR; translated from the coding sequence ATGTCTGACGAGCACAGCGGCTGGCAGCCGCCCCAGCCACCGCAACAGCCCCAGCCACCGGCGGGCTGGGTGCCACCGGGAATGCCACCCGCATGGCCGCCGCCCGCGGCCGCGCAGTCCGGTGTGCCCCGGTGGCTGGTCGCCCTGGTCTTGGCGGTGCTGATCCTGAGCTATGGCGCGACGGTCTTCGTGACCAGGGACATCTGGCGCGCCGGCAAGCCTCGCCCGGTGGTCCACGCCGCGGTCGAGATTCAGGCGCCACCCGGAACGGCGCCGGATGCCCTCGCGCAGACCCGCAAGGTCGTCGAATCCCGGATCAACCACCTCGGTGGACGCGACGTGTCCGTCGAGCTGGACGGAAAGACTCTCGAGGTCACCGCCACCGACGTCACCGAGGCGCAGCTGCGCGGCGTCACCGCCGTCGGCCGCCTCTATATAAGGCCCGTCCTCCACACGATTGCGGCGCAACCAGACGGGACCACCGCACCTCGGGCTCCGCAGGTGGCCGACAGCCAGCGCATCGCCGATGAAAAGGCGCTGCGGCAGAGCACCCAGCCGCAGATTCAGGTGTTGTCGCTGCAGTTCCAGGCCACGCGCTGTGGTCAGCCCGACGCGCTCGCCGACCACGACGACCCGACGCTGCCGCTCGTCACCTGCTCCGACGACGGCAAGCAGGTGTATCTGCTGGACAAGTCGATCATCAGCGGCGACCAGATCAAGGACGCCTCGGCGCGGCAGGGCGGGCAGCGCGGCGACTACGTCGTCTTCGTCACCTTCGACGACAAGGCGGCCGACGTCTGGTCGAGGTTCACCGCGGCCAACACCGGTATCCGGACCGCGTTCACGGTCGACACCCAGGTCGTCAGTGCACCGGCGCTGCTGGAACCCATCACGACGGGGCGCACCCAGATCCACGGGCAGTTCACCGCTGATTCGGCGAAGTCGTTCGCCGCGGTGGTGGTGGGCGGGCCACTGCCGCTGCCGATCTCGGTGCAGTCGGTGCGGGCGGATCAGATCGCGCCGTCGTTCTGGTCGGTACCACGCATCGCGGTTCTCGGCGGCGGGGTCGTGGTGATCTTCACCCTCATCATTGGAGTGGTTCTGATGGCCCGATGGGGGCCGCGCCAGCGGTAA
- a CDS encoding TetR/AcrR family transcriptional regulator, with protein MAPRPESQAVGDARPAAPARSRATARATKLSRDSIVSAALTFLDREGWDALTINALANQLGTKGPSLYNHVQSLDDLRRTVRMRVIDDIIGMLNTVGEGRSRDDAVMAMASAYRSYAHHHPGRYSAFTRMPLGGDDPEYTAATHAAAGPVIAVLASYGLDGENAFYAALEFWSALHGFVLLEMTGVMDGVDTDAVFTDMVVRLARGMNERDSA; from the coding sequence ATGGCACCTCGGCCAGAGTCGCAAGCGGTTGGGGATGCCCGACCGGCTGCGCCGGCGCGGTCGCGGGCGACGGCGCGTGCCACCAAGCTCAGCCGGGACTCGATCGTCAGCGCCGCGCTGACCTTCCTCGACCGCGAGGGCTGGGACGCGCTGACCATCAATGCGCTGGCCAATCAGCTCGGCACCAAGGGCCCGTCGCTGTACAACCACGTGCAGAGCCTCGATGACCTGCGCCGCACCGTCCGGATGCGCGTCATCGACGACATCATCGGCATGCTCAACACGGTCGGCGAGGGCCGCAGCCGCGACGACGCGGTCATGGCCATGGCCAGTGCCTATCGCAGCTACGCCCATCACCATCCGGGCCGGTACTCGGCCTTCACCCGGATGCCGCTGGGTGGCGACGACCCCGAGTACACCGCCGCGACGCACGCGGCGGCCGGGCCGGTGATCGCGGTCCTGGCGTCGTACGGGCTCGACGGTGAGAACGCCTTCTACGCCGCGCTGGAGTTCTGGTCGGCCTTGCACGGTTTTGTGTTGCTGGAGATGACGGGCGTGATGGACGGCGTCGACACCGATGCGGTGTTCACCGACATGGTGGTACGGCTGGCACGAGGGATGAACGAGCGCGACTCGGCTTGA
- a CDS encoding DUF3060 domain-containing protein, giving the protein MSRKAWGTALLAGLLTVPFTVGAPNAAAINDDTHIVGTGITQTLDCHNGTLLVNGSGNTITAFGTCWAVTVQGSSNTVIADTIVNDVTAYGFNQTVIFHNGDPALIDVGRQLGLGNRLAKIP; this is encoded by the coding sequence GTGAGTCGCAAAGCATGGGGAACCGCATTGCTTGCCGGGCTGCTGACGGTCCCGTTCACGGTCGGTGCACCGAACGCCGCCGCGATCAACGATGACACCCACATCGTCGGCACGGGCATCACCCAGACCCTCGACTGCCACAACGGCACCCTGCTCGTCAACGGCAGCGGCAACACCATCACCGCGTTCGGCACCTGCTGGGCCGTCACCGTGCAGGGCTCGTCGAACACCGTCATCGCCGACACGATCGTCAACGACGTCACCGCCTACGGCTTCAATCAGACGGTCATATTCCACAATGGGGATCCGGCACTCATCGACGTCGGGCGCCAACTCGGTTTGGGTAATCGACTCGCCAAGATTCCCTGA
- a CDS encoding DUF3060 domain-containing protein has translation MNPNRIAMAAGVAAAAALLLTGCGSQDNKTGGSSSSTAGTSAAPTTAQVEVGNTINYSAVGTTREIDCGTGKSLTVGGANNTLTVKGTCAKANIGGTDNKVTFDKVDQELDVVGMHATVTYKDGSPKVSNTGTGNTVTKG, from the coding sequence ATGAACCCCAACCGAATCGCGATGGCGGCGGGCGTCGCCGCCGCGGCCGCTCTACTGCTGACCGGCTGCGGATCGCAGGACAACAAGACCGGGGGCAGCAGTTCGTCTACGGCAGGCACCTCGGCTGCGCCGACGACGGCGCAGGTCGAGGTGGGCAACACCATCAACTACAGCGCCGTCGGCACCACCCGGGAAATCGATTGCGGCACCGGCAAATCGCTGACCGTGGGCGGCGCCAACAACACGCTGACAGTCAAGGGCACCTGCGCGAAGGCGAACATCGGCGGCACCGACAACAAGGTGACGTTCGACAAGGTCGACCAGGAGCTCGACGTCGTCGGCATGCACGCCACCGTCACCTACAAGGACGGCTCGCCGAAGGTTTCCAACACCGGCACCGGCAACACCGTCACCAAGGGTTAG
- a CDS encoding crotonase/enoyl-CoA hydratase family protein — protein sequence MTEPVRVEKNGPVTTVIIDRPQARNAVNGPTAAALYQAFDEFDRDDSAAVAVLWGDHGTFCAGADLKAFGTPEMNQTHRTGPGPMGPSRMMLSKPVIAAVSGYAVAGGLELAVWCDLRVVEEDATFGVFCRRWGVPLIDGGTVRLPRLIGHSRAMDLILTGRSVDAAEALQIGLANRVVPHGHARAKAEELAHQLAALPQLCLRADRMSALRQWGESEESAMEFEFASLAQVAEESLAGAQRFAGGAGRHGAQA from the coding sequence ATGACCGAACCCGTGCGTGTCGAGAAGAACGGACCGGTGACGACGGTCATCATCGACCGGCCCCAGGCCCGCAACGCCGTCAACGGACCGACGGCAGCAGCGCTGTACCAGGCGTTCGACGAGTTCGACCGCGACGACTCGGCCGCCGTGGCCGTGTTGTGGGGCGACCACGGAACCTTCTGCGCCGGAGCGGATCTCAAGGCGTTCGGCACCCCGGAGATGAATCAGACGCACCGCACGGGCCCGGGGCCGATGGGCCCGAGCCGGATGATGCTGTCCAAACCGGTGATCGCCGCGGTCAGCGGCTACGCCGTCGCCGGCGGGCTCGAGCTCGCGGTGTGGTGCGACCTGCGGGTCGTCGAGGAGGACGCGACGTTCGGCGTGTTCTGCCGGCGCTGGGGTGTCCCGCTCATCGACGGTGGCACGGTCCGGTTGCCGCGGCTGATCGGACATAGCCGCGCGATGGACCTGATCCTCACCGGCCGGTCCGTCGATGCTGCCGAGGCGCTGCAGATCGGCCTGGCCAACCGCGTCGTGCCGCACGGGCATGCCCGCGCGAAGGCCGAAGAACTGGCGCACCAGCTGGCGGCGCTGCCGCAGTTGTGTCTGCGCGCCGACCGGATGTCCGCGCTGCGGCAGTGGGGCGAATCCGAGGAATCCGCAATGGAATTCGAGTTCGCCAGCCTGGCGCAGGTGGCCGAGGAGTCGCTCGCGGGCGCGCAGCGGTTCGCCGGGGGAGCGGGCCGGCACGGCGCTCAGGCGTGA
- a CDS encoding PaaX family transcriptional regulator C-terminal domain-containing protein produces MKRMTARSVVLSVLLGAHPAWASAAELVRLTSDFDIKEQTLRVALTRMVSAGDLVRSADGYRLADRLLARQRRQDAAIDPKTKPWRGDWTTVVITTIGADARTRADLRNDLLQNRFGELREGLWLRPANLAGELPEEITANARVLTSRDDDPAGLAAVLWDLPAWAATARQLLDEIASAADVPGRFVAAAAIVRHLLADPVLPAELLPADWPGEHLRQAYADFAAELVARRDEPMEA; encoded by the coding sequence CTGAAGCGGATGACCGCCCGGTCGGTGGTGCTCAGCGTGCTGCTGGGTGCCCACCCGGCGTGGGCGTCCGCGGCCGAGTTGGTCCGGCTCACTTCGGATTTCGACATCAAGGAGCAGACGCTGCGGGTGGCGCTGACGCGGATGGTCAGCGCCGGCGACCTGGTGCGCTCGGCCGACGGCTACCGGCTCGCCGACCGCCTGCTGGCCCGGCAACGCCGGCAGGATGCCGCCATCGACCCGAAAACCAAGCCCTGGCGAGGTGACTGGACGACGGTCGTCATCACCACCATCGGGGCCGATGCCCGGACCCGGGCGGACCTGCGAAACGACCTGCTGCAGAACAGGTTCGGAGAGCTCCGCGAGGGTCTGTGGCTGCGGCCGGCCAATCTGGCGGGTGAGTTGCCGGAGGAGATCACGGCGAACGCCCGGGTCTTGACCAGCCGGGACGACGACCCCGCCGGCCTGGCCGCCGTCCTGTGGGACCTGCCCGCCTGGGCCGCGACCGCCCGCCAACTGCTCGACGAGATCGCCTCGGCCGCCGACGTTCCCGGCCGGTTCGTGGCGGCGGCCGCCATCGTCCGGCACCTGTTGGCCGACCCCGTGCTACCTGCCGAACTGCTCCCGGCCGACTGGCCCGGCGAGCACCTACGGCAGGCCTATGCAGACTTCGCCGCCGAACTGGTGGCGCGGCGCGACGAACCGATGGAGGCATGA
- a CDS encoding crotonase/enoyl-CoA hydratase family protein, with translation MTYEVADRIARITFNRPEKGNSIVADTPLELAACVERADLDPNVHVILVSGRGEGFCAGFDLSAYADGTGAAGGAEHQGTVLDGKTQAVNHLPNQPWDPMIDYQMMSRFVRGFSSLMHCDKPTVVKIHGYCVAGGTDIALHADQVIAASDAKIGYPPMRVWGVPAAGLWAHRLGDQRAKRLLFTGDCITGAQAAEWGLAVEAPEPEDLDERTERLVARIAAMPVNQLIMAKLACNTSLLQQGIATSRMVSTVFDGIARHTPEGHAFVADAVEHGFRQAVRHRDDPFGDAGRVASGV, from the coding sequence ATGACCTACGAGGTCGCCGATCGCATCGCCCGGATCACGTTCAACCGGCCGGAGAAGGGCAACTCGATCGTCGCGGACACCCCGCTGGAGCTGGCCGCGTGCGTCGAACGGGCCGACCTCGATCCGAACGTGCACGTGATCCTGGTGTCCGGCCGGGGTGAAGGCTTCTGTGCCGGTTTCGATTTGAGCGCGTACGCCGACGGCACGGGAGCCGCCGGCGGCGCCGAGCACCAGGGCACGGTGCTCGACGGCAAGACGCAGGCCGTCAACCACCTGCCGAACCAGCCCTGGGACCCGATGATCGACTATCAGATGATGAGCCGGTTCGTCCGTGGCTTCTCCAGCCTGATGCACTGCGACAAACCGACCGTGGTGAAGATTCACGGCTACTGCGTGGCCGGCGGCACGGACATCGCGCTGCACGCCGACCAGGTGATCGCGGCGTCCGACGCCAAGATCGGCTACCCGCCCATGCGCGTCTGGGGTGTGCCGGCGGCCGGGTTGTGGGCGCATCGCCTGGGTGACCAGCGCGCGAAACGTCTGCTGTTCACGGGGGATTGCATCACCGGCGCGCAGGCGGCCGAATGGGGTTTGGCGGTCGAGGCCCCCGAGCCCGAGGACCTGGATGAACGCACCGAGCGGCTCGTCGCCCGGATCGCGGCGATGCCCGTCAACCAGCTGATCATGGCGAAGCTGGCGTGCAACACGTCGCTGCTGCAGCAGGGGATCGCGACCAGCCGCATGGTCAGCACGGTGTTCGACGGCATCGCCCGCCACACGCCCGAGGGGCACGCGTTCGTCGCCGACGCCGTCGAGCACGGGTTCCGGCAGGCGGTGCGGCACCGCGATGATCCGTTCGGTGACGCGGGCCGGGTTGCCTCCGGGGTCTGA